A genomic window from Gemmatimonadota bacterium includes:
- the glpK gene encoding glycerol kinase GlpK: protein MQEAILAIDEGTTGVTCLVVSADGRAVARTYAEFTQHFPAPGWVEHDASEIWSVTARLAREALAEADRAGVRPAAVGITNQRETLVVWDRTTLEPVHPAIVWQDRRTTVLCRALKSAGHEPLYRQRTGLVLDPYFTGTKLTWLLREKPELARRAAAGELAAGTVDSWLIAQLTRGAVHATDPTNASRTLLYDLRSGAWEESLLDPLEVPRTLLPEVRSSSGDFGVAVGEAIGRDLPVTGVAGDQQAALFGQGCWSRGLAKNTYGTGAFLLLHTGSDAVPSHSGLLTTVACDAKGQVAYALEGSIFIAGAALQWLRDGLEILEDATLSGSIAASLSGNEGVYLVPAFVGLGAPHWVPEARGMIVGLTRGTRREHFVRAALEAMAYGTADVLEAMEGDSGVATRELRVDGGASRNDWLMRFQAGVLGIPVRRAAQVETTALGAAGLAGLAAGVWADAPAFLEAQGEPDRFEPTLPEGERSALRAGWNRAVTAARDWGRAGA from the coding sequence ATGCAGGAGGCCATCCTCGCCATAGACGAAGGGACTACCGGCGTCACGTGCTTGGTGGTGTCGGCGGACGGCCGTGCGGTGGCTCGGACCTATGCGGAGTTCACCCAGCACTTTCCGGCGCCCGGATGGGTCGAGCATGATGCGTCCGAGATCTGGAGCGTGACCGCCCGACTCGCCCGGGAAGCGCTGGCGGAGGCGGACCGAGCGGGCGTGCGTCCGGCGGCCGTGGGCATCACCAATCAGCGCGAGACACTCGTCGTCTGGGACCGCACCACGCTCGAACCGGTTCATCCCGCGATCGTGTGGCAGGATCGGCGCACCACGGTTCTGTGTCGGGCCCTCAAGTCCGCAGGGCATGAGCCACTGTACCGCCAACGCACGGGGCTCGTGCTCGATCCCTACTTCACCGGAACCAAGCTGACCTGGCTGCTGAGAGAGAAGCCCGAGCTCGCGCGCCGGGCAGCGGCCGGCGAGCTGGCGGCGGGGACCGTCGACAGTTGGCTGATCGCGCAACTCACCCGCGGTGCCGTGCACGCAACCGATCCGACCAACGCCTCGCGCACGCTGCTCTACGACCTGCGCAGCGGAGCGTGGGAGGAGTCGCTGTTGGACCCGTTGGAGGTGCCCCGGACTCTGCTTCCCGAGGTGCGCTCCTCCTCCGGTGACTTCGGAGTGGCGGTGGGCGAAGCGATCGGCCGCGACCTTCCCGTCACCGGGGTGGCTGGGGATCAGCAGGCCGCCCTCTTCGGCCAGGGATGCTGGTCCCGGGGGTTGGCCAAGAACACCTACGGCACGGGCGCCTTCCTGCTGCTGCACACGGGCTCGGATGCCGTTCCTTCACACTCGGGGCTCCTGACGACGGTGGCGTGCGATGCGAAGGGGCAGGTGGCCTACGCCCTGGAGGGATCGATCTTCATCGCGGGCGCGGCGCTACAGTGGCTGCGCGACGGCCTGGAGATCCTGGAAGACGCGACGCTGTCGGGGAGCATCGCCGCGTCCCTGTCCGGCAACGAAGGGGTCTACCTGGTCCCGGCGTTCGTCGGGCTGGGGGCTCCGCACTGGGTCCCGGAGGCCCGGGGCATGATCGTGGGGCTGACGCGCGGGACCCGCAGGGAACACTTCGTGCGGGCAGCGTTGGAGGCCATGGCCTACGGGACGGCAGACGTCCTGGAAGCGATGGAGGGCGATTCCGGCGTGGCCACGCGCGAGCTACGGGTCGACGGGGGGGCATCCCGCAACGACTGGCTGATGCGGTTCCAGGCGGGGGTGCTGGGGATTCCCGTGCGGCGGGCCGCTCAGGTGGAGACCACCGCCCTGGGGGCTGCCGGGCTGGCCGGGCTGGCCGCCGGCGTGTGGGCCGACGCTCCCGCCTTCCTCGAGGCGCAGGGCGAGCCGGATCGATTCGAGCCGACCCTGCCCGAGGGCGAACGCTCGGCCCTGCGGGCCGGATGGAATCGGGCGGTGACGGCTGCCCGGGATTGGGGGAGGGCCGGAGCCTAG
- a CDS encoding cytochrome c maturation protein CcmE translates to MKKDRRFMVGLVGVAAVVSYLAWTGVREAKVYYLTPTELMAQVQADPSYHDVGVKVSGKVVDGSYHSANGELLHTFRVADLEDPSVTFPVEYRDLIPDTFAEASEVVVEGRFRADGVFEATTVLTKCGSRYEAAPEAMAG, encoded by the coding sequence ATGAAGAAAGATCGACGGTTCATGGTCGGCCTGGTCGGTGTGGCCGCCGTGGTGAGCTATCTGGCCTGGACAGGCGTCCGGGAAGCCAAGGTCTACTATCTGACCCCCACCGAGCTGATGGCTCAGGTGCAGGCGGATCCTTCCTATCACGACGTCGGCGTCAAGGTGAGCGGGAAGGTCGTGGACGGCAGCTATCACAGCGCCAACGGGGAGCTCCTGCACACCTTCCGGGTGGCCGATCTGGAGGATCCCTCGGTGACCTTCCCGGTGGAGTATCGAGACCTGATCCCCGACACCTTCGCCGAGGCGTCCGAGGTCGTCGTCGAGGGCCGCTTCCGGGCCGACGGCGTCTTCGAGGCCACCACCGTCCTCACGAAGTGCGGTAGCCGCTACGAGGCCGCGCCGGAGGCGATGGCCGGGTGA
- a CDS encoding heme lyase CcmF/NrfE family subunit — protein sequence MIQLGELALWIALPIALWGAVLAFVGGRSGRGDLVASAERSVYAVFALIVLVSAGIIAAFVGNHYEYWYVASYSNRELDLFYKISGLWAGQRGSLVFWVLWLTFFSSVTVFSNRKSNREFMPYVVGTLLSITTFFLVVLLFADVNPFERLDFVPANGRGLNPQLQNYWMTIHPPTLYLGFTAFTIPFAFGVAALLSGHLDARWIKVTRRWTLLSWFFLSNGIIFGMRWAYEELGWGGYWFWDPVENASLLPWLSATAFLHSIQVQENRGMLKIWNMSLVFLTFLLTVFATFLTRSGLIESVHSFAQELKIAYIFLSFMGALVIVGAVLILYRKQELRSEHQLQSFLSREAAFLFNNLILIGAAFAVLWGTIFPLVTEGLTGQKANVGPEYFNRVNVPIGLALLALTGIGPVIAWRRATARNLKRSFSVPLATTVLVLAVLAGLGMRNGWALSTFAISTFVLTIIVLEFWKGTKARARIEGEGWLPALYHLVQRNRRRWGGYVVHAAVVVIFAGFAGSEFDTEVQQTVNPGDTIEVTSAFGHTYHLTYEGLSTSRDGSLGTSQPNVLRWVATFDVQKDGEPHEVMTAEQHYYVVNEQRASEVGIRSTFLEDLYVILAGVEDMQGTMFEGTTGDAERATVEVQVNPLVGWIWYGGMILALGSLIALWPTGVVRVETAPTERATLERVG from the coding sequence GTGATTCAACTCGGAGAGCTGGCGCTCTGGATCGCGCTCCCCATTGCGTTGTGGGGCGCGGTGCTCGCGTTCGTGGGCGGGCGGTCGGGACGAGGGGATCTGGTGGCTTCGGCCGAGCGCAGCGTCTACGCCGTGTTCGCGCTCATCGTACTCGTCTCGGCCGGAATCATCGCTGCCTTCGTCGGAAACCACTACGAGTACTGGTACGTCGCCTCCTATTCCAATCGCGAGCTCGATCTGTTCTACAAGATCTCGGGCCTGTGGGCGGGACAGCGGGGCTCCCTCGTCTTCTGGGTGTTGTGGCTGACGTTCTTCTCGAGCGTCACCGTGTTCAGCAACCGCAAGAGCAATCGGGAGTTCATGCCGTACGTGGTGGGGACGCTCCTCTCCATCACCACCTTTTTCCTGGTCGTCCTCCTGTTCGCGGACGTCAATCCGTTCGAGCGCCTGGACTTCGTGCCGGCGAATGGGCGCGGGCTCAACCCGCAGCTTCAGAACTACTGGATGACCATCCATCCCCCCACGCTCTATCTGGGGTTCACGGCGTTCACCATTCCCTTCGCCTTTGGTGTGGCGGCGCTGCTGAGTGGCCATCTGGATGCGCGCTGGATCAAAGTGACCCGGCGTTGGACCCTCTTGTCGTGGTTCTTCCTGTCCAACGGCATCATCTTCGGGATGCGTTGGGCCTACGAGGAGTTGGGGTGGGGCGGGTACTGGTTCTGGGACCCGGTGGAGAACGCCTCGCTGTTGCCCTGGCTCAGCGCCACGGCCTTCCTGCACTCGATCCAGGTCCAGGAAAACCGGGGAATGCTGAAGATCTGGAACATGTCCCTGGTGTTCCTGACCTTCCTATTGACGGTGTTCGCGACCTTCCTCACGCGATCGGGACTGATCGAGTCGGTCCACTCGTTCGCACAGGAGCTCAAGATCGCCTACATCTTCTTGAGCTTCATGGGCGCGCTCGTCATCGTGGGCGCCGTGCTCATCCTCTATCGCAAGCAGGAACTCAGGAGTGAGCATCAGCTGCAGTCGTTCCTGTCGCGGGAAGCGGCCTTCCTCTTCAACAACCTCATCCTGATCGGCGCTGCTTTTGCCGTGCTGTGGGGGACGATCTTCCCGCTGGTGACCGAAGGGCTCACGGGGCAGAAGGCCAACGTGGGACCGGAGTACTTCAATCGCGTCAACGTGCCGATCGGCCTCGCTCTGCTGGCCCTGACCGGGATCGGTCCCGTCATCGCCTGGCGCCGGGCCACCGCGCGCAACTTGAAGCGTTCCTTCTCCGTGCCGCTGGCCACGACCGTGCTGGTCCTGGCCGTGCTGGCGGGCCTGGGGATGCGCAACGGATGGGCCCTCAGCACCTTCGCGATCTCCACGTTCGTCCTCACCATCATCGTCCTGGAGTTCTGGAAGGGCACCAAGGCGCGGGCCCGCATCGAAGGGGAGGGCTGGCTCCCGGCGCTCTACCATCTGGTGCAGCGCAATCGACGTCGCTGGGGCGGATACGTGGTGCACGCTGCCGTCGTCGTGATCTTCGCCGGGTTCGCGGGGAGCGAGTTCGATACCGAGGTCCAGCAGACCGTCAACCCCGGGGACACGATCGAAGTGACCTCGGCCTTCGGACACACCTACCACCTCACCTACGAGGGGCTCTCCACCTCCAGGGACGGGAGTCTGGGTACGTCTCAGCCGAACGTCCTGCGTTGGGTGGCGACCTTCGACGTGCAGAAGGACGGTGAGCCGCACGAGGTCATGACGGCGGAGCAGCACTACTACGTGGTCAACGAGCAGCGAGCCTCCGAGGTGGGGATCCGTTCCACGTTCCTCGAAGACCTGTACGTGATCCTGGCCGGTGTCGAAGACATGCAGGGCACCATGTTCGAGGGAACCACCGGAGACGCCGAGCGCGCGACGGTCGAGGTCCAGGTCAACCCGTTGGTGGGGTGGATCTGGTACGGCGGGATGATCCTGGCGCTGGGGTCGCTCATCGCGCTTTGGCCCACCGGCGTCGTACGGGTGGAGACCGCGCCAACGGAGCGTGCCACGCTCGAGAGGGTGGGATAG
- the ccmA gene encoding heme ABC exporter ATP-binding protein CcmA — MSRGLGARSLTRRYGATLALDDLSLDIEPGCFLTLFGPNGAGKTSLLRVLAGALRPDRGELLWDGEPLDPRDETWRARLGVLSHRSFLYDQLTVRENLKFYGALYSLNDVARRIDESLERFGLGKWQHHPAKALSRGLTQRLSLARALLHDPQVVLLDEPYTGLDAHAAARLGEILTHLKDGKRLVVMVTHDLVQGARLADRIAIQVAGKLRLVTDDFPADPTGLEGLYQRTVGLAA, encoded by the coding sequence ATGAGCCGCGGGCTGGGCGCCCGCAGCCTGACTCGACGCTACGGGGCCACCTTGGCCCTGGACGACCTCTCCCTCGACATCGAGCCGGGGTGCTTCCTGACGCTGTTCGGACCCAACGGGGCAGGGAAGACGTCCCTGCTGCGGGTGCTGGCTGGCGCGCTCCGACCGGACCGGGGAGAGCTTCTGTGGGACGGGGAGCCGCTCGATCCCCGGGACGAGACCTGGCGCGCCCGCCTGGGGGTTCTGTCCCACCGTTCCTTCCTCTACGACCAGTTGACGGTGCGCGAGAATCTGAAGTTCTACGGGGCGCTGTACAGCCTGAACGACGTCGCGCGGCGGATCGACGAGAGCCTGGAGCGGTTCGGTCTGGGGAAGTGGCAGCATCATCCGGCCAAGGCCCTGTCGCGCGGCCTGACCCAGCGTCTCTCGCTGGCGCGGGCGCTCCTGCATGACCCGCAGGTCGTGCTCCTGGACGAGCCCTACACGGGCCTGGACGCCCACGCGGCCGCTCGTCTCGGCGAGATCCTCACCCACCTCAAGGACGGGAAGCGCCTGGTGGTGATGGTGACCCATGACCTGGTGCAGGGTGCCCGGCTCGCAGATCGGATCGCCATCCAGGTCGCGGGCAAGCTGCGCCTCGTGACGGACGACTTCCCCGCCGATCCCACCGGTTTGGAGGGACTCTACCAGCGCACCGTGGGCTTGGCCGCATGA
- a CDS encoding heme exporter protein CcmB → MRTLKAVGWICWKDVAIEIRTGRRFTLMGAFAVLIAVLFNYAIDPGVVRPRDFASALLWLTIVFGGLLGLGQTFHLEDENGALEGVLLTPIPREAIFFAKVISNYLLVLALVLLLLLLFALFFAVDYGPSWPALLGLLALGALGFVAVGTLFGAITARSSMRETLLPVLVFPVLLPVVIYGSGATSRLIAGLSVSEVGGNLRMLGAFALLTLTVGAILFRFVVEDA, encoded by the coding sequence ATGAGAACGCTGAAGGCGGTGGGCTGGATCTGTTGGAAGGACGTGGCCATCGAGATCCGGACCGGGCGCCGATTCACGCTCATGGGCGCCTTCGCCGTCTTGATCGCGGTGCTCTTCAACTACGCGATCGACCCCGGCGTCGTCCGCCCGCGCGACTTCGCCAGCGCACTTCTGTGGTTGACGATCGTGTTCGGAGGCCTTCTCGGGCTCGGTCAGACGTTCCACCTCGAAGACGAGAACGGCGCGCTGGAGGGCGTGCTGCTGACCCCCATTCCGAGGGAAGCGATCTTCTTCGCCAAGGTCATCTCCAACTACCTCCTGGTCCTGGCGCTCGTGCTCCTGCTGCTCCTGCTCTTCGCTCTGTTCTTCGCGGTCGACTACGGGCCCAGCTGGCCGGCCCTGCTGGGTCTCCTGGCCCTGGGAGCCCTGGGTTTCGTGGCGGTGGGAACGCTGTTCGGCGCGATCACCGCCCGGTCCTCCATGCGTGAGACGCTGCTGCCGGTGCTGGTCTTCCCCGTGCTGCTGCCGGTCGTGATCTACGGCTCCGGCGCCACCAGCAGACTGATCGCCGGCCTCTCGGTCTCCGAGGTCGGTGGCAATCTGCGCATGTTGGGAGCGTTCGCCTTGCTCACGCTGACCGTCGGGGCGATCCTCTTTCGATTCGTTGTGGAGGATGCATGA
- a CDS encoding cytochrome c biogenesis protein: MNDTGLRSGAIALGVVGVGGVLLLYWMIFFWVPTEATMGVVQRIFYLHVPSAWVGELAFGLCALCSAVYLWLRDERLDMAAVSLAEGGLVFLTMTLIAGPLWARVAWGWYWQWEPRLTLTLLLWLIFFGYFMVRGSSGSEERGRRLGAVIAIIGALDIPFIHLSVVWFRSLHPQPVVMKPEGPTLDPRMLATLLTGLAAFTVLFFSLFLLRYGLERARRQASVFLEGAR, encoded by the coding sequence ATGAACGACACGGGTTTGCGCAGTGGTGCCATCGCCCTTGGCGTCGTGGGCGTCGGGGGCGTGCTGCTGCTCTATTGGATGATCTTCTTCTGGGTGCCCACGGAAGCGACCATGGGCGTCGTGCAGCGCATCTTCTATCTGCACGTCCCTTCGGCCTGGGTGGGTGAGCTCGCCTTCGGCCTCTGCGCCCTCTGTTCGGCCGTCTACCTGTGGCTGCGGGACGAACGCCTGGACATGGCCGCGGTCTCGCTGGCCGAGGGCGGGCTGGTCTTTCTCACCATGACGTTGATCGCCGGACCCCTGTGGGCGCGGGTCGCGTGGGGATGGTACTGGCAGTGGGAGCCGCGCCTGACGCTGACCCTTCTGCTGTGGTTGATCTTCTTCGGGTACTTCATGGTCCGGGGGTCCTCGGGATCGGAGGAGCGGGGGCGCCGCTTGGGAGCCGTCATCGCGATCATCGGTGCCCTGGACATCCCGTTCATCCATTTGTCCGTCGTATGGTTTCGTTCTCTGCACCCGCAGCCGGTCGTGATGAAGCCGGAAGGTCCCACGCTCGATCCGCGCATGCTCGCGACGCTGCTGACCGGCCTGGCCGCGTTCACCGTCCTCTTCTTCTCCCTTTTCCTGCTGCGCTACGGCCTGGAACGAGCGCGCCGGCAGGCGTCGGTCTTCCTGGAGGGTGCTCGATGA
- a CDS encoding CcmD family protein produces the protein MMRVVRWFGPVVALLFVVLAGPESVLAQEVGDRVARGSLRPYWHVFAAYAIAWVLVFGWIVSIARRLGKLERDIAVSRD, from the coding sequence ATGATGAGAGTCGTCCGCTGGTTCGGGCCCGTGGTGGCGCTGCTGTTCGTGGTGCTGGCGGGGCCGGAGTCCGTGCTCGCCCAGGAGGTCGGCGACCGCGTGGCGAGAGGATCGCTGCGACCGTACTGGCATGTCTTCGCAGCGTACGCGATCGCGTGGGTGCTGGTGTTCGGGTGGATCGTGAGCATCGCCAGGCGCTTGGGCAAGTTGGAGCGGGATATCGCCGTCTCCAGAGACTGA
- a CDS encoding threonine aldolase family protein: MVFDLRSDTVTRPDAAMRAAMAEAAVGDDVLDGDPTTRALEERLAVLLGQERALFFPSGIMANQTALAVLGPPGTEVLCEQDAHVLTWEEAAAAAHSGLQLRGVPGERGRLTVAALDAAWRPPSRLVPRVSILELENTHLSAGGAVLPVARFQELVGWARERKLAVHLDGARLWHAHVATGCALREWGALADTVMVTLSKGLGCPVGSVLAGSEALIDEAWRVRRRMGGGLRQSGMLAAAGLFALERNLPLLSEDHEKARLLACGFARIPSLRVTEPETNVVMIDLMDEAPPTESVLDSLARRGVRLSRFGERRVRAVTHRDFALADVERVVTLVGDVLTAEGASP; encoded by the coding sequence ATGGTCTTCGACCTGCGCAGCGATACGGTCACCCGCCCGGACGCGGCCATGCGCGCCGCCATGGCGGAGGCCGCGGTGGGCGACGACGTCCTCGACGGCGATCCCACCACCAGGGCCCTCGAAGAGCGTCTGGCGGTGCTCCTGGGTCAGGAACGCGCGCTCTTCTTTCCCAGCGGAATCATGGCCAACCAGACGGCGCTGGCCGTCCTCGGACCTCCAGGGACCGAGGTGTTGTGTGAGCAGGATGCCCACGTCCTGACCTGGGAAGAGGCGGCGGCCGCCGCGCATTCCGGGTTGCAGCTCCGGGGCGTGCCGGGCGAGCGTGGCCGGCTGACGGTGGCCGCCCTGGATGCGGCATGGCGCCCGCCCTCGCGTCTGGTTCCCCGGGTCTCGATCCTCGAGTTGGAGAACACCCACCTCTCCGCGGGGGGCGCCGTGCTCCCCGTCGCGCGGTTCCAGGAGCTCGTCGGCTGGGCCCGCGAGCGGAAGCTGGCCGTGCATCTGGACGGAGCTCGCCTGTGGCACGCCCACGTGGCCACGGGATGCGCCCTTCGCGAGTGGGGCGCGCTCGCGGACACCGTGATGGTCACCCTATCGAAGGGGCTGGGTTGCCCGGTGGGGAGCGTGCTGGCGGGATCGGAAGCCTTGATCGACGAAGCGTGGCGCGTCCGGCGTCGGATGGGTGGCGGCCTGCGTCAGTCCGGGATGCTGGCGGCTGCAGGTCTCTTCGCGCTCGAGCGCAATCTCCCTTTGTTGTCCGAGGACCACGAAAAGGCTCGCCTGCTGGCGTGTGGGTTCGCCCGCATCCCATCGCTCCGGGTCACGGAGCCCGAGACCAACGTCGTGATGATCGACCTCATGGACGAGGCACCCCCCACGGAGTCGGTCCTGGACAGCCTCGCTCGCCGGGGCGTGCGCCTCAGCCGCTTCGGGGAACGACGGGTGCGGGCTGTGACCCACCGAGATTTCGCGCTGGCGGACGTCGAGCGTGTCGTTACCCTCGTGGGGGACGTCCTGACGGCGGAGGGGGCAAGTCCTTGA
- a CDS encoding YdeI/OmpD-associated family protein, which yields MSSRIVTEPHFFTSPAEFRTWLATHHRSATELWVGYHKKSTGKPSLTWPESVDQALCFGWIDGVRRSLGAEAYTIRFTPRRDASVWSDRNLRRMEVLLEGGLVRRAGKDAYERRKEHLSRRYSFEQDEIALPPELEKRFRANRRAWKHFGGETASYRKAVTWWVVSARREETRLRRLDRLIEDSAAGFRIKEMRR from the coding sequence GTGTCGTCCCGCATCGTGACCGAGCCCCACTTCTTCACCTCGCCCGCCGAGTTCCGCACCTGGCTGGCCACGCACCACCGGTCGGCAACGGAGTTGTGGGTGGGCTATCACAAGAAGAGCACGGGCAAGCCCAGCTTGACCTGGCCCGAATCGGTGGATCAGGCGCTGTGCTTCGGATGGATCGACGGTGTACGCCGCTCCCTGGGCGCCGAGGCCTACACGATCCGCTTCACCCCACGAAGGGACGCGAGTGTCTGGAGCGACCGGAACCTCCGCCGCATGGAGGTGCTCCTCGAGGGGGGTCTCGTGCGCCGCGCGGGGAAGGACGCCTACGAGCGGAGGAAGGAGCATCTGAGCCGCCGCTACTCCTTCGAACAGGACGAGATTGCCTTGCCCCCGGAGTTGGAGAAGCGCTTCCGCGCGAACCGGAGGGCCTGGAAGCACTTCGGCGGCGAGACAGCCTCCTACCGGAAGGCCGTCACCTGGTGGGTGGTCAGCGCCAGGCGGGAAGAGACCCGCCTCCGACGCCTGGATCGCTTGATCGAGGACTCGGCGGCGGGATTTCGCATCAAAGAGATGCGGCGCTGA
- a CDS encoding sodium/proline symporter, giving the protein MAGTAVYSAILVVYFLVLLGAGLWFNRRQGSRQEYFLARGKLGPATVGFSYSATQMSGSSYMGAVGTERVLGYNFSPGGVSSAAAAWFTYVLVGERLRRVSDRVRLTTLVDVFEARYYGRRIGGLATAIMLIAFIPLIAAQLKAASNVFEVLLGLPYLTGLFLFGGIVILYTVVGGMHAVAWTDLVQGTIMVLGFALLAPVAVSRAGGFAEMHLRYAALNPEGIHFLGGMPALWVVSSFLVWGFFQIGGAPAAVTRFLIPDDADTLRRALVYSIGFSSFVFVCGTLIAIASGVLLPELDRPDLALPTLVSMLLPPALGGLIVAAVLGATMSTIDSVLLLASSLVVENLVVPLSRRAIDTERGVRIARLSTLALGLAAVLVAIDPPATIFWIVTMAFSLMASAFTFPLLLGLWWPRATQAGALAGMTGGALACVGWYGLGYLTTGSFENWVGGIWPALFGPALSLGLMVVVSRLSPPPPQTVLDLFFSESAPTGP; this is encoded by the coding sequence GTGGCCGGCACAGCGGTCTACTCCGCCATCCTGGTGGTCTATTTCCTGGTGCTGCTGGGAGCGGGGCTCTGGTTCAACCGACGCCAGGGTTCCCGGCAGGAGTACTTCCTGGCGCGGGGGAAGCTGGGACCAGCCACCGTCGGCTTTTCATACTCCGCCACGCAGATGAGCGGCAGCTCCTACATGGGCGCCGTGGGCACGGAGCGGGTCTTGGGCTACAACTTCTCGCCCGGAGGCGTCTCGTCCGCCGCGGCCGCCTGGTTCACCTACGTCCTCGTAGGGGAAAGGCTACGGCGCGTCTCCGATCGCGTCCGTTTGACCACGCTGGTCGACGTCTTCGAAGCGCGCTACTACGGCCGACGGATCGGGGGCCTCGCGACCGCGATCATGTTGATCGCGTTCATTCCCTTGATCGCGGCCCAGCTCAAGGCCGCCAGCAACGTCTTCGAGGTTCTGCTCGGACTTCCCTACCTGACCGGTCTCTTCCTCTTCGGCGGCATCGTGATCCTCTACACGGTGGTGGGTGGGATGCACGCCGTCGCGTGGACCGACCTGGTGCAGGGGACCATCATGGTGTTGGGCTTCGCATTGTTGGCGCCGGTGGCGGTCTCCCGCGCCGGGGGATTCGCCGAGATGCACCTGCGCTACGCGGCCCTCAATCCCGAGGGCATTCACTTCCTGGGCGGCATGCCCGCGCTGTGGGTGGTCTCCTCCTTCCTGGTGTGGGGCTTCTTCCAGATCGGCGGCGCTCCCGCGGCCGTGACCCGATTCTTGATCCCGGACGACGCCGACACGCTGAGGCGGGCCCTGGTCTATTCCATCGGGTTCTCGAGCTTCGTGTTCGTCTGCGGCACCTTGATCGCGATCGCCTCCGGCGTGCTGCTCCCCGAGCTGGATCGCCCGGACTTGGCACTTCCCACCCTGGTCTCGATGCTTCTGCCACCGGCGTTGGGGGGACTCATCGTCGCCGCCGTCCTGGGTGCCACGATGTCCACCATCGACTCGGTGCTGCTCCTGGCCAGCTCGCTCGTGGTCGAGAATCTCGTGGTGCCTCTCAGCCGGAGGGCCATCGACACGGAGCGTGGCGTTCGGATCGCGCGCCTGTCGACGCTGGCGTTGGGACTGGCAGCCGTGCTGGTCGCGATCGATCCCCCTGCCACGATCTTCTGGATCGTGACGATGGCCTTCAGCCTCATGGCCTCCGCCTTCACGTTTCCGCTGTTGCTCGGCCTCTGGTGGCCGCGCGCCACTCAGGCGGGAGCGCTGGCGGGGATGACCGGAGGGGCGCTTGCCTGCGTGGGGTGGTACGGGCTGGGGTATCTCACCACGGGCTCGTTCGAGAATTGGGTCGGGGGCATCTGGCCGGCACTCTTCGGGCCGGCGCTCTCCCTGGGGCTGATGGTGGTGGTGAGCCGGTTGTCCCCACCACCCCCGCAGACGGTCCTCGACCTGTTCTTTTCGGAGAGCGCGCCGACGGGCCCTTGA
- a CDS encoding membrane dipeptidase has protein sequence MGTGKRKRYSGYRSFDYLRATRDFREFDLIDGASPFEPYLLPLSAEQEVRVEELATRLVMISLHEHPHLFPKRADEIRPYDQEARVATAYEALSDSYWDCVFDNFQDGASFITSKNGWKWSDVIYDMGMRLCDLAHQDFLIRCEKVDDIHRAHREGRIALVPAQEGAAMIENELDRIEILYGIGLRVLGITYSESNALGSGLKESRDGGLTAFGRKAVARMNEVGMAIDCAHTSDQTAIDTARESSKPIFLTHTGARGLWNIKRLASDEVIRTVAGEGGVIGIEAAPHTTVSAKHPRHDLESFMEHFEYVADLVGIEHVAFGPDTLYGDHVGLHQVYTAQLSIGDSHRAESGEASPTYERVAYVKGVENPTEASKNILRWLVAHGYSESDMAKVLGENILRVLEDAWQ, from the coding sequence ATGGGCACGGGAAAGCGCAAGCGCTACTCGGGATATCGATCGTTCGACTACCTGCGCGCAACGCGTGACTTTCGCGAATTCGACCTGATCGACGGCGCGTCTCCCTTCGAACCCTATCTGCTCCCGCTCTCGGCGGAACAGGAAGTGCGCGTGGAGGAGCTGGCCACGCGGCTGGTCATGATCTCCTTGCACGAGCATCCGCACCTCTTCCCCAAGCGAGCCGACGAGATCCGACCGTACGACCAGGAAGCGCGCGTCGCGACGGCCTACGAGGCGCTATCCGATTCCTACTGGGATTGCGTCTTCGACAACTTCCAGGACGGCGCCTCCTTCATCACGTCGAAGAATGGCTGGAAGTGGAGCGACGTCATCTACGACATGGGCATGCGCCTGTGTGACCTCGCCCACCAGGACTTCCTCATCCGGTGTGAGAAGGTCGACGACATCCATCGCGCGCACCGGGAGGGCCGCATCGCCCTGGTACCCGCGCAGGAAGGCGCGGCCATGATCGAGAACGAGCTGGATCGCATCGAGATCCTGTACGGAATCGGGTTGAGGGTGTTGGGCATCACCTACAGTGAGTCCAACGCGCTGGGCAGCGGCTTGAAGGAAAGTCGCGATGGGGGCCTGACCGCCTTCGGCCGCAAGGCGGTGGCGCGTATGAACGAGGTAGGCATGGCCATCGACTGCGCCCATACCAGCGACCAGACCGCCATCGACACCGCTCGCGAAAGCAGCAAGCCGATCTTCCTCACACATACGGGCGCGCGTGGCCTCTGGAACATCAAGCGTCTGGCCTCGGACGAGGTGATTCGTACGGTCGCGGGCGAAGGTGGCGTCATCGGCATCGAAGCTGCGCCGCACACCACGGTCTCCGCGAAGCACCCGCGGCACGACCTGGAGTCCTTCATGGAGCACTTCGAGTACGTGGCCGACCTGGTCGGCATCGAGCACGTGGCGTTCGGTCCGGACACGCTCTACGGCGATCACGTCGGCCTGCACCAGGTCTACACCGCCCAACTGTCCATCGGGGATTCGCACCGGGCCGAGTCCGGGGAGGCGAGTCCTACCTACGAACGGGTCGCGTATGTGAAGGGCGTAGAGAATCCGACGGAGGCTTCCAAGAACATCCTCCGCTGGCTGGTAGCGCACGGGTATTCGGAGTCGGACATGGCCAAGGTGCTGGGAGAGAACATCCTCAGGGTGCTCGAGGACGCCTGGCAGTGA